In a genomic window of Thiosocius teredinicola:
- the ccoP gene encoding cytochrome-c oxidase, cbb3-type subunit III: MADQNQGKAVQTTGHAWDGDLQEFNNPLPRWWLWTFYATVVFAVIYWIWYPAWPIASSFTKGIGSVTYQANGEEVTTHWNTRAELIEEMQTGSETLKQQEYMKKVAAASYAQIESDPEMSGFMRSTAKVLFADNCAACHGIGGAPLKLGLYPNLGDDAWLWGGSTEQIEQTIRAGRNGFMPAFGEVLSDEQVEQVASYVLSLSGSSADMAKAEAGKAIFQGKEGGCYYCHTESGKGMHSQGAANLTDQIWTVADVPGAVDDAGKLEAVKKVIRGGIQRQMPAWSGRLDDTEIKLLTAYVNSLGG; the protein is encoded by the coding sequence ATGGCTGATCAAAACCAAGGTAAAGCTGTACAGACCACTGGCCATGCCTGGGACGGTGACCTGCAGGAATTCAACAACCCGCTGCCGCGCTGGTGGTTGTGGACGTTCTACGCGACCGTCGTGTTCGCCGTGATCTACTGGATCTGGTATCCGGCCTGGCCGATCGCCAGCTCCTTCACCAAGGGTATCGGTTCGGTCACCTACCAAGCCAACGGCGAAGAGGTGACCACGCACTGGAACACGCGCGCCGAGCTGATCGAAGAGATGCAGACCGGCAGCGAGACGCTCAAACAGCAGGAATACATGAAGAAGGTGGCTGCCGCTTCGTATGCGCAGATCGAATCCGACCCGGAGATGTCCGGCTTCATGCGTTCAACCGCCAAGGTATTGTTTGCGGACAACTGCGCGGCTTGTCACGGCATTGGTGGTGCGCCGCTCAAGTTGGGCCTGTACCCCAACCTCGGCGACGACGCCTGGCTGTGGGGTGGTAGCACGGAGCAGATCGAGCAGACCATCCGCGCTGGCCGCAACGGCTTCATGCCAGCGTTCGGCGAGGTGCTGAGCGATGAGCAGGTTGAGCAGGTCGCCAGCTACGTGTTGAGCCTGTCTGGCTCCAGCGCTGATATGGCCAAGGCGGAAGCCGGTAAAGCGATCTTCCAGGGCAAAGAAGGTGGCTGCTACTACTGTCATACCGAGTCGGGCAAGGGTATGCATTCGCAGGGTGCAGCCAATCTGACCGATCAGATCTGGACGGTCGCCGATGTGCCTGGTGCCGTGGATGATGCCGGCAAACTCGAAGCAGTCAAGAAAGTGATCCGTGGTGGCATTCAGCGCCAAATGCCGGCATGGAGCGGTCGTCTGGACGATACCGAGATCAAGCTACTGACCGCCTATGTGAACAGCCTTGGTGGCTGA
- a CDS encoding COX15/CtaA family protein → MAFHRFTILAALLAFAVILLGAYTRLADAGLGCPDWPGCYGHLTVPESEEHVVEKHYLEQRALEPEKGWKEMVHRYFAGTLGLCILAIAVWAWVRRRRDPDQPVWLPTFLLALVVFQAALGMWTVTLLLKPVVVMSHLLGGFATFALLVLLALRTAPARPKPTTGDWRLAGAIGVIVLVAQIALGGWTSSNYAAVSCPDFPMCQGSWMPDMDFKEGFVLWRGLGVNYEYGVLDSPARTAIHYTHRIGALVTFLYLAWLVVKLLRSAGGLAGSAMLVGVLLLTQIALGIGNVVMHLPLGVATAHNGVAALLLVSLVYVNYRLWQRPH, encoded by the coding sequence ATGGCCTTTCATCGCTTCACCATTCTTGCCGCGCTTCTCGCCTTCGCCGTCATCCTGCTGGGTGCCTACACGCGACTGGCCGACGCCGGCCTCGGCTGCCCCGATTGGCCCGGGTGTTACGGCCACCTGACCGTGCCCGAGAGTGAAGAACACGTTGTCGAAAAACACTATCTCGAGCAGCGAGCCCTGGAGCCGGAAAAGGGCTGGAAAGAGATGGTGCACCGCTACTTTGCCGGCACGCTCGGTTTGTGCATTCTGGCAATCGCGGTCTGGGCCTGGGTGCGCCGGCGGCGCGACCCCGACCAGCCGGTGTGGCTGCCGACATTCCTGTTGGCACTGGTGGTGTTTCAGGCGGCGCTCGGCATGTGGACGGTAACGCTGCTGCTCAAGCCGGTCGTGGTGATGTCGCATCTGCTCGGTGGCTTTGCGACCTTTGCCTTGCTGGTGCTGTTGGCGTTGCGCACCGCGCCGGCGCGACCGAAACCCACTACGGGTGACTGGCGGCTCGCCGGTGCAATCGGTGTGATCGTGTTGGTCGCGCAGATCGCCCTCGGTGGGTGGACCAGTTCAAACTACGCGGCCGTATCGTGCCCGGATTTTCCGATGTGCCAGGGCAGTTGGATGCCCGACATGGATTTCAAAGAGGGCTTCGTACTGTGGCGCGGGCTCGGCGTGAACTATGAATACGGCGTGCTGGATAGCCCGGCACGTACCGCGATCCACTATACCCATCGCATCGGCGCACTGGTCACGTTCCTGTATCTGGCGTGGCTGGTGGTGAAACTGTTGCGTTCGGCCGGCGGGCTGGCCGGCTCGGCGATGTTGGTGGGTGTCCTGTTGCTGACCCAAATCGCATTGGGTATCGGCAATGTGGTAATGCATCTGCCTTTGGGGGTGGCGACGGCACACAACGGTGTCGCCGCGCTGCTGCTTGTCTCTCTCGTTTATGTGAACTACCGACTATGGCAACGACCGCACTAA
- the ccoG gene encoding cytochrome c oxidase accessory protein CcoG, which produces MNDSDNQSDLYAARTHIYPRSVSGRFRRLKWGVLALAYGVYFLLPWLHWEREAGGDQAVLFDLVGRKFYLFDLVVHPQDIFWLAGLLMIAAYLLFFVTGLAGRVFCGYFCFQTLWTDVYILIERLVQGERPARIRLAKAPWGPAKIVKLGLTHLLWLLVAFMTGLTFVLYWGNAPELVQQFFTGQAPFAAYATTLFLTTTTYVMAGIAREQVCTYMCPYARFQAVMFDKDTLIVSYDAQRGEGDKGRSKLGKTLKTKEARTEAGVGDCIDCGYCVQVCPTGIDIRNGLQIQCISCALCVDACDTIMDSMGWERGLVGYTSQRKEDTGVQARWLRPKVIGYAAVLVVAIGLLGWSVSHQVPFDMTVAQERQPIYVRLSDGRIQNSYEVKLNNKTNKTLTLRFRAEGLPEGADLDFGQFTEISLRPEQRLRLAAKVRAMPKEFDGHSHPFYLIVEPQNAPELQPFKAQSVFYVPEK; this is translated from the coding sequence ATGAACGACAGCGACAACCAATCCGATCTCTACGCCGCGCGTACCCATATCTATCCGCGTTCGGTCAGCGGCCGTTTTCGTCGCCTGAAATGGGGCGTACTGGCATTGGCCTATGGTGTCTACTTCCTGCTGCCATGGCTGCACTGGGAGCGTGAGGCCGGTGGTGACCAGGCTGTGCTGTTCGACCTGGTCGGGCGCAAGTTCTATCTGTTCGATCTCGTCGTCCACCCGCAGGACATCTTCTGGCTGGCCGGCCTGCTGATGATCGCTGCCTACCTGCTGTTCTTCGTGACTGGTCTGGCGGGGCGCGTGTTCTGCGGATACTTCTGTTTTCAGACGTTGTGGACCGACGTCTATATCCTGATCGAACGCCTGGTGCAGGGCGAACGGCCGGCGCGTATCCGACTCGCGAAGGCGCCTTGGGGGCCGGCCAAGATCGTGAAGCTGGGCCTCACTCATCTGCTGTGGCTGCTGGTGGCCTTCATGACCGGGCTTACCTTTGTGCTCTACTGGGGCAACGCGCCAGAGCTGGTCCAGCAGTTCTTCACCGGTCAGGCACCGTTTGCCGCTTACGCCACGACGCTGTTCCTCACCACAACCACCTATGTCATGGCGGGTATCGCGCGCGAACAGGTATGCACCTACATGTGCCCCTATGCGCGCTTTCAGGCGGTGATGTTCGACAAGGACACCTTGATCGTGTCGTACGACGCCCAGCGTGGTGAAGGTGATAAAGGGCGCTCGAAGCTCGGCAAGACGCTCAAGACCAAGGAAGCGCGCACCGAGGCGGGCGTCGGCGATTGCATCGACTGCGGCTATTGCGTGCAGGTCTGTCCGACCGGTATCGACATCCGTAACGGTCTGCAGATCCAATGCATCTCCTGCGCCCTGTGCGTCGATGCCTGCGACACCATCATGGATTCGATGGGCTGGGAGCGCGGCCTGGTGGGCTACACGTCGCAGCGCAAAGAAGACACCGGCGTGCAGGCGCGCTGGCTGCGTCCGAAGGTGATCGGTTATGCCGCCGTGCTGGTGGTGGCGATCGGTCTGTTGGGCTGGAGCGTGTCGCATCAGGTGCCGTTCGACATGACGGTGGCACAGGAGCGTCAGCCGATCTACGTGCGCCTGTCGGATGGCCGAATCCAGAACAGCTATGAGGTCAAACTCAACAACAAGACCAACAAGACGTTGACCCTGCGATTCCGCGCGGAAGGTCTGCCCGAGGGAGCGGATCTCGATTTCGGCCAGTTCACCGAGATCAGCCTGCGACCCGAACAGCGCCTGAGATTGGCAGCCAAGGTGCGTGCGATGCCGAAGGAATTCGATGGCCACAGCCATCCCTTCTATCTGATTGTCGAGCCGCAGAACGCACCCGAGCTGCAGCCGTTCAAAGCGCAAAGCGTGTTCTACGTACCCGAAAAATGA
- the ccoO gene encoding cytochrome-c oxidase, cbb3-type subunit II has translation MKLTHESIEINAGLMTVLTLIAISIGGLVEIVPLFYIKDTIEKVEGVRPYTPLEQRGRDIYVREGCYTCHSQMIRPFRDEDMRYGHYSLAAESQYDHPFQWGSKRTGPDLARVGRKYSNAWHTQHLNNPRDVVDTSIMPSYPWLLQNELDYADVGDRMRALKAVGVPYSDTEEEYKANVEQFGEEVAENLDIHRAEINLLKQAQAENWDGDRSRLTEMDALVAYLQVLGTMVDFTKYDEGYFAEFR, from the coding sequence ATGAAACTCACTCACGAAAGTATTGAAATCAATGCCGGTCTGATGACCGTGCTGACCCTGATCGCGATCTCGATCGGTGGCCTGGTCGAAATCGTGCCGCTGTTCTACATCAAGGACACGATCGAGAAGGTTGAAGGGGTGCGTCCCTACACCCCGCTGGAACAGCGCGGTCGCGACATCTATGTGCGCGAGGGCTGCTATACCTGCCATTCGCAGATGATCCGTCCGTTCCGTGACGAAGACATGCGTTATGGCCACTATTCTTTGGCAGCAGAGTCGCAGTACGACCATCCCTTTCAATGGGGTTCGAAGCGTACCGGTCCCGATCTGGCGCGCGTTGGTCGCAAGTATTCGAATGCCTGGCACACCCAGCATCTGAATAATCCGCGCGACGTCGTCGATACCTCGATCATGCCGAGCTATCCCTGGCTGTTGCAGAACGAGCTCGATTACGCCGATGTCGGTGATCGCATGCGTGCGCTGAAGGCCGTCGGCGTGCCGTACTCGGATACCGAAGAAGAGTACAAGGCGAACGTCGAACAGTTTGGTGAAGAGGTCGCTGAGAATCTCGACATCCATCGTGCTGAAATCAACCTGCTGAAGCAGGCCCAGGCCGAAAACTGGGACGGCGACCGCAGCCGCCTGACCGAGATGGATGCCTTGGTGGCCTACCTGCAGGTGCTCGGCACCATGGTCGATTTCACCAAGTACGACGAAGGCTACTTCGCGGAATTTCGTTGA
- the cyoE gene encoding heme o synthase translates to MATTALKTTHHAGWRDYLALCKPNVVLLIVFTAVVGMLLAAPGMVPLEALLFGTLGIGLAAASAAAINHVVDRKIDAIMGRTSGRPLPQGAVSTRDALTFALLIGAVAMLMLALLVNTLTAMLTFLSLIGYAVIYTMYLKRATPQNIVIGGAAGAAPPVLGWTAVTGSVDPGALLLFLIIFTWTPPHFWALAIHRAEEYRKVDMPMLPVTHGSDFTRLQILLYTVLLLVVTLLPYGYGMSGGLYLGGALVLGLGFLYYAVRLFIDDDPRMPMRTFGYSIIYLMALFALLLIDHYVPQMILLID, encoded by the coding sequence ATGGCAACGACCGCACTAAAGACGACCCACCACGCCGGCTGGCGCGACTACCTGGCGCTGTGTAAACCGAACGTGGTTTTGTTGATCGTGTTCACCGCGGTAGTGGGCATGTTGCTCGCTGCCCCGGGCATGGTGCCGCTGGAAGCGCTGCTGTTCGGCACGCTCGGCATCGGTCTGGCGGCCGCGTCCGCGGCGGCGATCAACCACGTGGTCGACCGCAAGATCGACGCGATCATGGGACGCACCAGTGGGCGGCCGTTACCGCAAGGCGCGGTCAGCACCCGCGATGCGTTGACCTTCGCGCTGCTGATCGGCGCGGTGGCGATGCTGATGCTGGCCCTGCTGGTCAACACCTTGACCGCCATGCTGACGTTCCTGTCGTTGATCGGCTATGCGGTGATCTACACCATGTATCTGAAGCGCGCTACGCCGCAGAATATCGTGATCGGTGGTGCAGCGGGTGCGGCGCCGCCGGTGTTGGGGTGGACGGCGGTGACCGGCAGCGTCGATCCGGGTGCCTTGTTGCTGTTCCTGATTATTTTCACCTGGACGCCGCCGCACTTCTGGGCGCTGGCAATTCATCGCGCCGAGGAATACCGCAAGGTTGATATGCCGATGTTGCCGGTAACCCACGGTTCCGATTTCACTCGCCTGCAAATCCTGCTGTACACCGTGTTGCTGTTGGTCGTCACCCTGCTGCCGTATGGCTACGGTATGAGCGGTGGTTTGTACCTGGGGGGAGCCCTGGTGCTGGGACTGGGTTTCCTATATTACGCCGTCCGACTGTTCATCGATGACGATCCGCGGATGCCGATGCGCACCTTCGGCTATTCGATCATCTACCTGATGGCGTTGTTCGCCCTGTTGTTGATCGATCATTATGTGCCGCAGATGATTCTATTGATTGATTGA
- a CDS encoding cbb3-type cytochrome oxidase subunit 3, with translation MLEWLSQMENTKPLALVIFFVTFVGILIYVFTGKKRAKRLESYKNIPFLDDDEAGDKRDKDSDNG, from the coding sequence ATGCTCGAATGGTTGTCGCAGATGGAAAACACCAAGCCGTTGGCGCTGGTGATTTTCTTCGTGACCTTCGTCGGCATTCTGATCTACGTGTTCACCGGTAAGAAGCGCGCCAAGCGCCTCGAGTCGTACAAGAACATCCCCTTCCTCGACGATGACGAGGCGGGCGACAAAAGAGATAAGGATTCAGACAATGGCTGA
- the ccoN gene encoding cytochrome-c oxidase, cbb3-type subunit I: MVQSTAAATTQYNYDIVKKFAIMALVWGLLGMTAGTYIAAELAFPFLNFDTAEITFGRLRPVHTTLVIFGFGGSALFATSYYVVQRTSQARLFSDVMANMTFWGWQLSVLLGVIGYVNGITQGREYAEFPWYIDLLITVTWVMYAIVFLGTLRRRSQPHIYVANWFYLAFILATALLHIFNNLAVPVSFFSPYSYSLFSGVQDAMTQWWYGHNAVGFFLTAAFLGMMYYFVPKQAGRPIYSYRLSIVHFWALSFMYMWVGGHHLHWTALPDWTSSLAAAFSILLLLPSWGGMINGIMTLSGAWEKLRTDPIMLFLITALSFYGMSTFEGPMMSLKSVNALSHYTDWTVGHVHSGALGWVAMISFGSFYHLIPRLYETRLYSTKLVYVHFWLATIGIVLYIASMWVSGIGQGLMLRAFDEYGNLAYTFIESVQFMHWPLVVRMLGGVFFVSGVLIMVLNVAMTIRAGKQEQAALEAKIAAKMAKAGV, from the coding sequence ATGGTGCAATCTACCGCTGCTGCAACAACGCAGTACAACTACGACATCGTCAAGAAGTTCGCCATTATGGCGCTTGTCTGGGGTCTGCTTGGCATGACCGCGGGTACCTACATCGCCGCTGAATTGGCATTTCCCTTCCTGAATTTCGACACCGCCGAGATCACCTTCGGTCGTCTGCGTCCGGTACACACCACGCTGGTCATCTTCGGTTTCGGTGGCAGCGCGTTGTTTGCAACTTCTTATTACGTCGTTCAGCGCACCAGCCAGGCGCGCCTGTTCAGCGATGTGATGGCCAATATGACCTTCTGGGGCTGGCAGCTTTCCGTGTTGCTCGGCGTCATCGGCTACGTCAACGGCATCACCCAAGGCCGCGAGTACGCCGAATTTCCGTGGTACATCGATCTGCTCATCACCGTGACCTGGGTGATGTATGCGATCGTCTTCCTCGGTACCCTGCGTCGTCGTTCACAGCCGCACATCTACGTGGCGAACTGGTTCTACCTCGCGTTCATCCTGGCGACCGCATTGCTGCACATCTTCAACAACCTCGCGGTGCCGGTCAGCTTCTTCAGCCCGTACTCCTACAGCCTGTTCTCGGGCGTACAGGACGCCATGACCCAATGGTGGTACGGACACAACGCGGTTGGCTTCTTCCTGACGGCTGCCTTCCTCGGCATGATGTACTACTTCGTACCGAAGCAGGCGGGTCGTCCGATCTATTCATACCGTCTGTCGATCGTGCACTTCTGGGCACTGTCGTTTATGTACATGTGGGTCGGTGGTCACCATCTGCACTGGACCGCACTGCCTGACTGGACGTCGTCGCTGGCGGCTGCGTTCTCGATCCTGCTGCTGTTGCCTTCGTGGGGCGGCATGATCAACGGCATCATGACCTTGTCCGGTGCCTGGGAAAAGCTGCGTACCGACCCGATCATGCTGTTCCTGATCACTGCCTTGTCGTTCTACGGCATGTCGACCTTCGAAGGTCCGATGATGTCGCTGAAGAGCGTCAACGCCCTGTCGCATTACACCGACTGGACCGTTGGTCACGTGCATTCCGGCGCATTGGGCTGGGTGGCGATGATCTCGTTCGGTTCGTTCTATCACCTGATTCCGCGCCTGTATGAAACCCGTCTGTACAGCACCAAGCTGGTGTACGTGCATTTCTGGCTGGCGACCATCGGTATCGTGCTGTACATCGCATCGATGTGGGTGTCGGGTATCGGCCAGGGCCTGATGCTGCGTGCCTTCGATGAGTACGGCAACCTCGCGTACACCTTCATCGAATCGGTGCAGTTCATGCATTGGCCGCTGGTAGTACGTATGTTGGGCGGCGTGTTCTTCGTGTCCGGTGTTTTGATCATGGTGCTCAACGTCGCCATGACCATCCGTGCCGGCAAACAGGAACAGGCTGCATTGGAGGCGAAGATTGCCGCCAAGATGGCCAAGGCCGGCGTGTAA
- a CDS encoding SCO family protein, producing MPMSEQHQRRRSRVQLVLIFVLFLIPPVSAWIAWQYLGEHGVDATTNAGTLVSPARPLQIGGLHKADGTPLVDQDLRGRWTYVVFAPGDCDKRCEEQLYLTRQIRVAMNKDMPRVQRLLVLANQPSAEFASRLAKQHADLHWVVRASEADALIQTFEGDGFAPSGEQYFLVDPLGNLMMFYDLDVPAKGMMKDLQKLLKISQIG from the coding sequence ATGCCAATGTCTGAGCAGCACCAGCGGCGGCGTAGTCGTGTTCAGTTGGTGTTGATATTCGTGCTCTTTCTGATTCCGCCGGTATCTGCGTGGATCGCTTGGCAATACCTGGGTGAGCACGGCGTCGATGCGACCACCAACGCCGGTACGCTGGTCTCTCCTGCGCGTCCGCTGCAGATCGGTGGTCTGCACAAAGCGGATGGCACACCGTTGGTCGACCAAGACCTGCGTGGTCGTTGGACGTATGTCGTCTTCGCGCCCGGTGACTGCGACAAACGCTGCGAGGAGCAACTCTATCTGACGCGCCAGATTCGCGTTGCAATGAACAAGGATATGCCGCGTGTGCAGCGCCTGTTGGTGCTTGCCAACCAGCCGAGCGCCGAATTCGCGTCACGTCTGGCAAAGCAGCATGCCGATCTGCACTGGGTGGTGCGCGCCAGTGAAGCAGATGCCTTGATACAGACTTTTGAGGGCGATGGATTCGCGCCGTCGGGCGAGCAGTATTTTCTGGTCGACCCGTTGGGTAATCTGATGATGTTTTACGATCTCGACGTGCCGGCCAAGGGCATGATGAAGGATCTTCAGAAGCTGTTGAAGATTTCGCAGATCGGGTAA